The sequence AGGAGCCACCGATGCCAATGCTGACGATGTCGGTAAACTTCTTGCCGGTGTAGCCCAGCCATTCTCCCTGGTGAACCGCTTTAACGAAGGCTTCCATCTTGCTCAGGGTGCTGGCGATCTCCTCACGAATATCCTCACCGTCCACCAGCAGAGGGGTGTCACTGCCGCTGCGCAGGGCGGTGTGCAGCACGGCGCGATTTTCGGTGTGGTTGATCGCATCGCCACCAAACATGGCGTCTATCTTGGCACTCAGGCCGGACTCGTCGGCCAGCTGTGCCAGCAGCTTGAGAGTCAGGTCATTGATGCGGTTCTTGGAGAAATCCAGTTGCAGGCCAGCGGCCCCCGCCAGATACCGCTGTGAGCGGGCAGGGTCGTCGGCAAACAGGGTTCTGAGGTGGGTGGCCTTAATCTCTTCGGCGTGCTCCGCCAGGGCTTTCCAGGCGGGCAGGGAGGTCAGGGTGCTCATGACAGATCCTTATAAAACAGTCAGGCTCCCCAGATGGGGAGCCCGGAAAATCGCGTTAACCGGTCAGCTTTTCGCTGAGCATCGTTTCCAGCTTGTCCTGGTCGATGGCGAAGTTTCGGATACCTTCGGACAGCTTGTCTGTGGCCATGGCATCCTGGTTCATCTCCCAGCGGAACTGGGCTTCGGTGATGGGGGCTGGGCGGGATTCCACTTCGCCGCTGAAGCTCAGCTTTCTCTCCACCTGGACATCACTCTGTTCCAGTTGCTCCAGCAGGCCTGGGCCGATGGTCAGGCGGTCGCAGCCTGCCAGTTCCAGGATCTCGCCGGTGTTGCGGAAGCTGGCGCCCATCACTACGGTCTGGTAGCCGTGGCGCTTGTAGTAGTCGTAGATGTTGCTGACGGAGAGTACACCTGGATCTTCGGCCGCGCTGTACTCCTTGCCGGTGCTGGCCTTGTACCAGTCGAGAATCCGGCCCACGAAGGGGGAGATCAGGTAGGCGCCGGCTTCGGCACAGGCGCGGGCCTGGGCAAAGCTGAACAGCAGGGTCAGGTTGCAGTTGATCCCCTCCTGCTCCAGGTGACGTGCGGCCTGAATGCCCTCCCAGGTGGAGGCCAGCTTGATCAGGATACGCTCGTTGCTGATTCCCGCTTCATTATAAAGACGCATCAGCTTGTGGGCTTTATCGATGGAGCCTTTGGTGTCGAAAGAGAGACGGGCATCCACCTCGGTGGAGATGCGTCCGGGAACGATCTTGAGGATCTCCAGGCCGATGTTGACCGCCAGCTTGTCGGCGGCATCTTCCAGTTGTTGTGCAGGATCGCTGCTCTGCGCCTTGGCCCAGGCGACCGCTTCCTCGATCAGCGGGGCATACTCAGGGATCTGGGCAGCCTTCAGGATCAGAGAGGGGTTGGTGGTGGCGTCTTCCGGGTGATAGCGCTTGATCGCTTCGATATCACCGGTATCGGCTACTATGGTCGTCAGTGCTTTCAGTTGGTTTAGAGCATTAGACATAGATGTTCTTCCGTTACAACTTTCTGGGCAATTAGCCCACCATTAAATGCGATTTTGTATTATTTGCCAACAATAAAGTAATAAAATTACAGTAAATCGCCAGCTCCAGGGACCCAATCGCGCATTTTGGGAGTGAATTCCCTTTAGCCTCTTGCCTCTTCTCCAGCCGTGAGCTGAGGCAAGAGTTAGGTTCTGTGTAGATAAAAGGTGCTTGTTTCTCAGTAGTTTCAAGCCACTTTTTCGGACAGAATCAGAGAGTCTAGATCAAAGGGACACCGGGGTTCACCCATATAAGTCAATTTTCACCGGGTTTTTCATGGAACAGGGCTTTTTTCCATCCACGGGTGAGTGAAAAGTGTCCAGAATGAGTGTTGGCGAAGATCGTTACCCTCTGCCTATAGAAAAAGGTAGTCGTCAGGCAGGCGTTTGCCACGACGATCATGGGTAAAATATTGGCTTCAGGTTAAAAAAATGCTGCCGCAGGTGGGTTTTTCGGTAATGCCTTCGTTGCGTCCAGGATAGCGGGGTGTTGTGTTGTGAGCGGCCTCACGCGCTGTTCTGAAAAACCTATGCTAACGTGCCCCCCCATCGCCCGAAAGAGGTGCCTAAAAGTTGCCCTCTTTTGTTCAATTACAACCCTAAATAGGGGCGAAAGGCCAGGCACGGCCGCACTTTGTGGTTAGGGACAGTCCCATTAATAGTGAACCGGTAAGAATGACGCCGGGCTTTTTCACTCAGCAAAGAAGAATTCCAATATGAATATGACAGCAGTCACCGGGGCCACTGCCCTGGAAGCCGTGAACGACGTTCTGGCTTCGGCAACCGGCGCCGTAAACGGTCTACTGTGGAATCACATCCTGATCTACCTGCTGGTATTTGCAGGCTTCCTGTTTACCGTACGTCTGGGCTTCATCCAGTTCCGCCGTTTGGGTCATGGCTTCCGCTCTGTGATGCATGGTCGTGAGACCGAACACGGCATCTCCTCCTTCCAGGTGTTCTGTACCTCCATGGCTGCCCGTGTGGGTACCGGTAACATGGCGGGTATCGCCGTGGCCATCGTCGGTGGTGGTCCTGGTGCCATCTTCTGGATGTGGGTCATTGCCCTGCTTGGCATGTCCACCGCATTCGTCGAGGCCACCCTGGCTCAGCTGTTCAAGGTTGAAGATGATGAAGGCTTCTACCGTGGCGGTCCTGCCTACTACATGGAGAAGGGGCTGGGTCAGCGCTGGATGGGGATCCTGTTCTCCATCTTCCTGATCATCTCCTTCGGATTCGTGTTCAACGCCGTTCAGGCCAACACCATTGCCGGTGCCATCGGTGATGCCTTCGGCATCGACAAACTGATGCTGGGTCTGGTGATGGTCGCCGCAACCGCCTTCATTATTGTCGGTGGTATGAAGAAGGTGGCCCACGCCTCCGAGGTAATTGTGCCCATTATGGCCGTGGTCTACCTGGCGGTTGCCCTGGTGGTGGTGTTCCTGAACCTGGGCAAGGTGCCTGCGGCTCTGGCGCTGATCATCGAGAGTGCCTTTGGCCTGGAGCAGTTTGCCGGCGGCGCATTGGGTGCCCTGATCATCGGTGCCAAGCGTGGCCTGTTCTCTAACGAAGCGGGTATGGGTTCTGCGGCCAGTGTGGCGGCCAGTGCCAACCCCAACCCCAAGCACCCGGCTTCCCAGGGCTTTATCCAGATGACCGGCGTATTCGTGGATACCCTGGTGATCTGTACCGCCTCCGCGGCCATCATCCTGCTCTCCGGTGTTCTGGACAACCCGGGTGATGCCCAGGGTATTGGCCTGCTGCAGCTGGCTCTGACCAATGAACTGGGTGGCTGGGCAAGCTACTTCGTGGCCTTTGCCATCATCCTGTTCAGCTTCAGCTCCATCATCGCCAACTACAGCTACGCCGAGAACAACATCATGTTCCTGAACGGCAACACCCACAAAGGCCTGATGCTGTTCCGCATCGCCGTGCTGGGTATGGTGCTGTTTGGCTCTCTGGCCAAGGTGGCCGTGGTCTGGGATCTGGCCGATGCCTCCATGGGTATGATGGCGCTGGTGAACATTGTGGCGATCCTGGGCCTCTCCGGTCTGGCGGTGAAGTTGGCCAAGGATTATGTGCAGCAGCTGGATGCGGGTAAGACCCCGAGCTTTGATCCTGCACGCTTCCCTGAGCTCAAGGGCAAACTGGCCCCGGGCGTCTGGGAGAAGTAAGCCGATTACCCCTATCGAAAACCACGCCAGCCGGCGTGGTTTTTTTGTTGGGCGCCGGTGCTATCATGGCTCCATCACTTTTGAATAAGGATGGAGCCTGCCATGCTGGCCGTTATTTCCCCCGCCAAGAATCTGGATTACGACAACCCCGCCCCCACTGCCGTCAGCACTCAGCCCCAGTTGCTGGATGAGGCCGCCGAGCTGATTGAGGTGTGCCGTAAGCTGACTCCGGCGGATCTGGCCTCCCTGATGAAGCTCAGTGACAAGCTGGCGGGACTGAATGTGGCCAGGTTCCAGGAGTGGAGTGCCCCCTTTACCCCGGAGAATGCCAAGCAGGCACTGTTTGCCTTCAATGGTGATGTCTACACCGGCCTGGAGGCGACCAGCCTGAGTGAGCCGGAGCTGGAGTACACCCAGAAGCACCTGAGGATTCTCTCCGGTCTCTACGGTCTGTTGCGTCCTCTGGACCTGATGCAGGCCTATCGTCTGGAGATGGGCACCAAGCTGGCCAACCCCAGGGGCAAGGACCTGTATGCGTTCTGGGGTAAGTTGATCACCGACCGGCTTAACCAGGCTCTGGCGGAGCAGCAGACCCAGGTTCTGGTGAACCTGGCCTCAAACGAGTATTTCAAGTCGGTCAAGGTCCGTGAGCTGAACGCCAAGGTGGTGACCCCGGTCTTCAAGGATCTGAAGAATGGCCAGTACAAGATCATCAGTTTCTACGCCAAGAAGGCGAGAGGGATGATGGCCCGCTTCATGGCCAAGGAGCAGGTGACTGAGCTGGCCCAGTTGGAGCAGTTTAACTACGGCGGCTACTACTACAGCGCCGAGCACTCTGACGATAAGACCCTGGTGTTCCTGCGGGACGAGCCAGCTTAACTGACCGGCTGCCCATTAAAAAAGGAGGACTCAGGGTCCTCCTTTTTTGTGTTCGTTTCCCCGCTCACTCCTTTGGAAGGGGGATGGGGCGCAGAGGCTGTTCGGCGTTGGCCATCAGCCAGGTGTAGAGGGTGTAGACGGTGCTGCTCTGGCGCAGGGCATCCGGATCCACCTTATCCAGGGTGTCGTCCATGGTGTGGTGGAAGTCGAAATAGTCGGTACCGTCCATGGACAGGCCCGCTACCGGAACCCCTTCGTCCGGCAGGATGGAGACATCCGGGCCACCCCAGGTGCGGTTATGACCCCTCTCAACCCCCAGGGAGGCCAGTTGTCGGGCGACCTCATCCATCATCGGCAAGGCGGCCTCATTGACCCTGGAGTCCAGGCGATAGATGGGACCGGCGCCGAAGTCCGCTTCGGCGGCGATATAGATGCGGTCCAGCGTATCCAGGTGAGCCTTCTTATAGGCCTTGGCGCCGACAAGGCCAATCTCCTCGGCGGCGAACAGTACCACCCGGATGGTGCGCCTAGGCTTGAGGCCGCGCTCGATGATGTGCCTGGCGGCGGCGGTGACAATGGCGACGCCGGCGCCGTCATCCAGGGCGCCGGTGCCCTCGTCCCAGGAGTCCAGGTGAGCTCCGATAAGGACCACTTCATTTGGCAGGGTGCTGCCGGTGATCTCGGCCACCACATTGTAGCTGGTCTGCTCGGTTCGGGTTTCGCTGCCCAGGGTCAGGTTGAGGCGAACCGGCTGCTCCCGTTTGAGCAGGCGCGCCAGTTGGTCTGCGTCCGGGTTTGACAGGGCGGCGGCGGGGATCTGGGCGATGCCGTCCTGATATCGCATCATACCTGTGTGGGCGAAGCGGTGGCTGTCTGTGCCGACGGAGCGCAGCAGCATGGCCACGGCGCCCTTCTTGGCGGCTTCCACGGCGCCTTTACCCCGGGCCTTGACCACAGGGCCATAGCCGCGGCCATTTTTGTGTCGCTCCATCTTATGGTTGATGAAGACAATCTTTCCCTTCACCGAGCTCGCATCGGCTTGTTTCAGGTCTTCAAGGGTGTCAAAGGCCACCACCTGGGCCTCCACACCTTCGGCGGGCGTGCCTATGGTGTTACCCAGAGCGCTGACCACCAGGGGCTGAGGGAAGGGAGCGGTAATACTGGCCTTGGCCTCTCCCCTGTGCCAATGGGGGACTGTGACGGGTTCGGCGTAGACCTTGTCGAACCCCATGGTCTCCAGCTTGGCTTGGGCCCAGGCGACGGCGCGGCGGTCCGCTTCGGTCCCCGGAAGGCGTGGGCCGACCTCTGTGGTGAGAGATTCCAGCAGATTCCAGGCCTGATTGCTGACCGTGGCGTGTTGGCGCAGCTGTTGGCCCTGGCTCAGGACCTCCTGAGTAAAGGGGGCGGCCAGTGTGGTGTGGGCGGCCAGCAGGCCGGCGAGCAGTGTCAGGGGCAGACGCATGGGGGTCCTTCTGGTTGTGATTTTTCCTTGGCCGGGCAATGTAGCAGATTCGGATGGGGCCAGGCAAAGAACCAAAAGGGCGGGGTGCTGAATTTCAGGCATAAAAAAAACCGGCCTAGGCCGGTTTTTTATCGTCACGAAATCAGAAGCTTACAGAGCTTTGATCTGAGCGTTCAGACGGCTCTTGTGACGGGCAGCCTTATTCTTGTGAATCAGGCCTTTGGTCGCCATGCGATCCAGGATCGGCGCGGCGGCGTTGAAAGCTTCGGTAGCAGCAGCTTTGTCGCCAGAGGCGATAGCAGCTACGGTTTTCTTCAGATAGGTGCGCAACATGGAGCGGCGGCTAGCATTGTGCTGGCGACGCTTCTCAGACTGAATTGCACGCTTCTTAGCAGACTTGATGTTAGCCAAGGTCAAACTCCTAAAAGACGGTGCTGTCGTATTCTCAAAGGCCGTGGAAAATACCGCTTTTATGGGGCAATGTCAATCACGCCGCGCAAATTAGCGACACCAAGTTCGGAGAAACTCCTAACTTTGGCATTCTTCGGGCCAACTAGTTTAAGATGGGGCGCAATTCTAGCAGCATTTTTTGCCGGGCGACAGGGGCAGTGAGGGATATTTCTCACCCTGGCCTCTTTGTGGCGCTCCGGCAGTGAAAAGTAGAGCAATTTCCTTTGAGTAAACAGTTGATGCGCTCCGGGGCCGTGGTGAGTGCCATGACCCTGATCTCCCGTGTTCTGGGATTGGTTAGGGATGTGGTGGTGGCCAACCTGATGGGGGCGGGCGCCGCGGCGGATGTATTTTTCCTGGCCAACAAGATTCCCAACTTCCTTCGGCGGTTATTTGCCGAGGGCGCCTTTGCCCAGGCCTTTGTGCCGGTATTGACCGAATATAAGCAGAAGGGCAGTGACGAGGAGGTTCGTCACCTGATTGCCAAGGTGAGCGGCACCCTGGGCACCCTGGTGACCATTGTCACCCTGGTGGGGGTAGTGGCTTCGCCGGTATTGGCGGCGCTGTTTGGCACCGGCTGGTTTGTGGCCTGGCTCAACGACGAGCCGGCGGGGGCCAAGTTTGAGCTGGCCAGCCTGATGCTGAAGATCACCTTCCCTTACCTGTGGTTCATCACCTTTACTGCGTTGTCCGGGGCGATCCTCAATACCCTGGGGCGTTTTGCCGTCGCCGCCTTTACCCCGGTGTTTTTGAATGTTGCCATCATCGGCTGTGCGCTGTGGCTGGCCCCTCAACTGGCCCGACCCGAGCTGGCCCTGGCCTGGGGGGTATTCCTGGGAGGCCTGATTCAGTTCCTGTTCCAGATCCCCTTCCTTATCAAGGCCAAGGTACTGGTAAAACCAAGCTGGGGCTGGAATGACGATGGGGTTAAGCGGATTCGCACCCTGATGCTGCCGGCGATGTTCGGGGTGTCGGTCAGTCAGATAAACCTGCTGTTTGACACCTTTATTGCCAGCTTCCTGATGACCGGCTCCATCAGTTGGCTCTACTACTCGGACCGTTTGCTGGAGTTTCCCCTTGGGTTGTTTGGCATCGCCATCGCCACGGTGATTTTGCCGGCACTCTCCCGTAAGCATGTGGATGACAATGGGGGGGAGTTTGCCTCCACCATGGACTGGGGAGTGCGCTCAGTGGTGGTGCTGGGGGTGCCCGCCGCGGCAGGGTTGATCGCCCTGGCCCAGCCGATGCTGATGGTGCTCTTTATGCGAGGCCAGTTCTCCGTGGCAGACAGCCAGATGGCCTCCTACAGCCTGATGGCCTATGGCAGCGGCCTGCTCAGCTTCATGCTGGTGAAGGTGCTGGCGCCGGGCTACTACTCGCGACAGGATACCAAGACGCCGGTGCGCTATGGCATCATCGCCATGGTCAGCAACATGGTATTCAACGTGATGCTGGCGATCCCCTTCGGTTACGTGGGACTGGCCATGGCCACTGCCGCGTCCGCCACCCTCAATGCAGGGCTGCTCTATCTTGGTCTGCGCCGTCAGGGAGTCTACCGCCTGAGCGGCGAAACCCTGGGTTTTGTGGCCAAGGTGCTCCTTGCTG is a genomic window of Ferrimonas sp. YFM containing:
- the tal gene encoding transaldolase encodes the protein MSNALNQLKALTTIVADTGDIEAIKRYHPEDATTNPSLILKAAQIPEYAPLIEEAVAWAKAQSSDPAQQLEDAADKLAVNIGLEILKIVPGRISTEVDARLSFDTKGSIDKAHKLMRLYNEAGISNERILIKLASTWEGIQAARHLEQEGINCNLTLLFSFAQARACAEAGAYLISPFVGRILDWYKASTGKEYSAAEDPGVLSVSNIYDYYKRHGYQTVVMGASFRNTGEILELAGCDRLTIGPGLLEQLEQSDVQVERKLSFSGEVESRPAPITEAQFRWEMNQDAMATDKLSEGIRNFAIDQDKLETMLSEKLTG
- a CDS encoding alanine/glycine:cation symporter family protein; the protein is MNMTAVTGATALEAVNDVLASATGAVNGLLWNHILIYLLVFAGFLFTVRLGFIQFRRLGHGFRSVMHGRETEHGISSFQVFCTSMAARVGTGNMAGIAVAIVGGGPGAIFWMWVIALLGMSTAFVEATLAQLFKVEDDEGFYRGGPAYYMEKGLGQRWMGILFSIFLIISFGFVFNAVQANTIAGAIGDAFGIDKLMLGLVMVAATAFIIVGGMKKVAHASEVIVPIMAVVYLAVALVVVFLNLGKVPAALALIIESAFGLEQFAGGALGALIIGAKRGLFSNEAGMGSAASVAASANPNPKHPASQGFIQMTGVFVDTLVICTASAAIILLSGVLDNPGDAQGIGLLQLALTNELGGWASYFVAFAIILFSFSSIIANYSYAENNIMFLNGNTHKGLMLFRIAVLGMVLFGSLAKVAVVWDLADASMGMMALVNIVAILGLSGLAVKLAKDYVQQLDAGKTPSFDPARFPELKGKLAPGVWEK
- the yaaA gene encoding peroxide stress protein YaaA; this translates as MLAVISPAKNLDYDNPAPTAVSTQPQLLDEAAELIEVCRKLTPADLASLMKLSDKLAGLNVARFQEWSAPFTPENAKQALFAFNGDVYTGLEATSLSEPELEYTQKHLRILSGLYGLLRPLDLMQAYRLEMGTKLANPRGKDLYAFWGKLITDRLNQALAEQQTQVLVNLASNEYFKSVKVRELNAKVVTPVFKDLKNGQYKIISFYAKKARGMMARFMAKEQVTELAQLEQFNYGGYYYSAEHSDDKTLVFLRDEPA
- a CDS encoding M20/M25/M40 family metallo-hydrolase, translated to MRLPLTLLAGLLAAHTTLAAPFTQEVLSQGQQLRQHATVSNQAWNLLESLTTEVGPRLPGTEADRRAVAWAQAKLETMGFDKVYAEPVTVPHWHRGEAKASITAPFPQPLVVSALGNTIGTPAEGVEAQVVAFDTLEDLKQADASSVKGKIVFINHKMERHKNGRGYGPVVKARGKGAVEAAKKGAVAMLLRSVGTDSHRFAHTGMMRYQDGIAQIPAAALSNPDADQLARLLKREQPVRLNLTLGSETRTEQTSYNVVAEITGSTLPNEVVLIGAHLDSWDEGTGALDDGAGVAIVTAAARHIIERGLKPRRTIRVVLFAAEEIGLVGAKAYKKAHLDTLDRIYIAAEADFGAGPIYRLDSRVNEAALPMMDEVARQLASLGVERGHNRTWGGPDVSILPDEGVPVAGLSMDGTDYFDFHHTMDDTLDKVDPDALRQSSTVYTLYTWLMANAEQPLRPIPLPKE
- the rpsT gene encoding 30S ribosomal protein S20 — its product is MANIKSAKKRAIQSEKRRQHNASRRSMLRTYLKKTVAAIASGDKAAATEAFNAAAPILDRMATKGLIHKNKAARHKSRLNAQIKAL
- the murJ gene encoding murein biosynthesis integral membrane protein MurJ, yielding MSKQLMRSGAVVSAMTLISRVLGLVRDVVVANLMGAGAAADVFFLANKIPNFLRRLFAEGAFAQAFVPVLTEYKQKGSDEEVRHLIAKVSGTLGTLVTIVTLVGVVASPVLAALFGTGWFVAWLNDEPAGAKFELASLMLKITFPYLWFITFTALSGAILNTLGRFAVAAFTPVFLNVAIIGCALWLAPQLARPELALAWGVFLGGLIQFLFQIPFLIKAKVLVKPSWGWNDDGVKRIRTLMLPAMFGVSVSQINLLFDTFIASFLMTGSISWLYYSDRLLEFPLGLFGIAIATVILPALSRKHVDDNGGEFASTMDWGVRSVVVLGVPAAAGLIALAQPMLMVLFMRGQFSVADSQMASYSLMAYGSGLLSFMLVKVLAPGYYSRQDTKTPVRYGIIAMVSNMVFNVMLAIPFGYVGLAMATAASATLNAGLLYLGLRRQGVYRLSGETLGFVAKVLLAALVMAVTLLQFSPGESEWVAMTFMARCLTLAALIGAGGALYLVILMVTGIRPRHLRAA